TGCTTCCACAAAGCAACTAATTATCAAAACTAGTCTGAGACATAACTTCCCTAAAAATGTGTGACCAAAACGAATAACTCTGGTCATAGTGTTGATATTTTCTTAAGTCTGCCATTATTATGCAAGACAGATCTCCTTTTCCCCATTGCAAACTGcaaaataatgattttctttctctcaagaATCCTTCAGGATCCACCACTTTTATTTAGCCTCATCTTTGGAAAACTACTTCAGATGGAAACAGTTCTGTCATAAGGAAGCATCCTATCAGTACCTAGCAAACTCTCAATAACAATTTTTCATCATCCTTTTACTTCAAAGAAAGCTGATAGCCTCCCTGAGATTCTCAATTAACCACAAATATAAAAGAATTCTTCTTGTCTTTTCACTGAACAATTGCTGTCATGCTGGAAAAATACCTTAGTGAGAATTTTCTATAAGCTCAACTACAATACAACAGTCTCCTCCCTGAATGTGGCTATCAAATCAGGTATATTTTTAGTTTACCCTGATCAGACTGTATTTGGTTATCAAAAAAGTACAACAGGATTAAAGGGACCGACATTTCCAAAActtcaaaatgaatcttttaaatggTCTCCTGCATTATGGTGAAATCTCATAGTGAGTATTCAAATGTATCCACCTAAGTATGCTTTGAAAATTAATGCAAACCAAATAAACACAGATTTCTAACACCCACCAAGAAGTACTTCTTGCTCTTTGGGGTATATTCTGGATCCCATTCCTCTTCCTTCGGTCTCTTTTGAAAAGTAGTATTTGAGTTGTTTGGACCAGTATTTGTCCCAGCAAAAACTCCTCtggctcttcctctgcctctaatTCGAAACTGATTAACATTAACAAAGTTGTTTAGTAATGCAATCAAAAGGCATTTAGTTACATGCAAACTCTAATTTTACTGCagtaacaaaaaacaaatgcccTAATTTCCTGCCTAAACTCAATTTTATAGCCACTGAAGATGGAAGGATGACCATTTTATACCACAGGCAAAAATTTCTGCCTATTGAAACTTTAGTACATTAAGAAGAACTGAACAATCAAACTTAAGTGTTAGACCACTGCATTTCATGGCTTACACGACATATATTTTTACACAATCGCAGTTCCCCTCCCTCACTTTTACTAGCAAAAGGAACTAATTTCCTAATTCCTTTGAGTTATCATAGGAGCCAAACGTTCAACCAAACTATGATCATGTCTAAGAAAAAGCTGTTCTCTTTCCCAAATGACATCATTAAATGAACCCTACCAATATCCAACTAGATACTTGCTCTATGTAGCAATCTGAATCCAGAAATAAAATGGCAAGAAAATGCATTACTATGAAGTCATTAAACAGTTATAATGACTTTATGGGAAAATGAGAATATTATCTATTCTAtgtagaataaaaagaaaacaggatttcTATGGTTGATACACATAAGGACTTAAATAAGCAAAGCATGAAAATAACTAACAGAGATGAACACAgagttttcaagtattttttttttttccaaaatctaAGTGATTATAAAGAAGTGGACCTCAGTTAATAACTTTTTCTGATACTTGGACCTTTAAGTACTAGTTATTAGTCTCAAAACTGGGTTGTTACCTAGTGTACATAAATGCTTCTACAGATATCAAAATGGTAACTCTCAATGAAGATCAAATActacatttttttcaagattaattCATACTGTAGGAATAGTGACTCACACTGACAATCTCAAAGTTATGTACTTGGCTTTCCTTATGTACATTACTCTCAGGTAAAGTCCTTTCAAATGATCAAAGATAACTTTATTACGTACAAAGGTTCCTCGTGGTCTGCTAACCCCTGCAAAGCCTGAATATTCTTTCAGTTCGTGGTGAGTTTTAAattcttcttctctttccttcttactCTCCTTTTCTTCTCGAGAACTGGGAGAAGAGGGTGATGCTGAAGAGGATGAAGACCGAGAATGATCTTGCTCTCTACTTTTATGTTTGctgcaaaataaagaaaacaaaatatgtgcTATTGTTAACAAGATAAAGACCTCATTGAATCTTATAATAAAAGGGatatttttcaagtaaaaaaaaactatcccctattaaaattattatataagCAAAATAAAGGGTATTAAACTTTGACAGTCTGTTTCCATTCTCcttcaatatttatttgttttacatcACTAAAACTTGCTATGGCCTGCCAGTTACAAACTAGTAGCCTGTAAATTTCAGGAGTAAGGTTCAGttcttcaatatttttattatcttgttattaaaatgaaaggaagatAAATGTTCTTAAGACTTAGTTTCACAATGACTACAGTTTTTATACCCCAAGTGAGAACAGCTGGTATGCTTTGGGCCATAACAccattatagaaaataaaaatcatgacatTACAAATACcgttcataaattaaaaaaacacacaagtaAAATCCACCATTTACCTAATGAACAGCAGGAAATACAATTGTCTATAATAGTTTGCAATCCTATTATTTGACTCTATGATGATCAAATTTACATGACTAACGCAACACCCGAGAAGATCATACCTGCAGTAAATCTTACCACTGCTAACAGTATCCATGGAAACATTATTTTCAAAGACTAATATATTTCTATTGCTagtccttcctccccacccatcTCTCCCATGTTAAACCACTAGATATCAGTTCAAAACTCTTGTACTCTGGGTGTTATGAGTTGAAAAAGTGCGGAATCAAGCATAACGAACCAAAGTTCTTACACAAACTGTTTCTAGAAATGCACTGCATTGAAGTCCAACCTCCTGATGTAGCCTGGATAATAGGACACattaatttgtcattttttttttcagtgttagCTTGCTATTCCAAAGTTTTTGTCCTCATCCACCATAAGCCGTGTAAAAGACAAATACATTTTTGctgtaaaacaaataattttaattgtttaaatttaaacatttgaTTACACAAGTCAAAATTGAAAGCAATTAAGCTGACAATTATTAAAGGCTAATTAGAAGCTAAAACCTAACTCATTCATTTCTTAACAATTACCTGTCATCTTTGTAAGATTTGTATTCCTTGTAATCTTTTGGAGTTTTCTCCTGCTTTCTTGATCCACTGGATTCCCTGGAGCCCTTGGAATCCCCCCgttctttacttctttcttttctacGCCGATCAATGTCATGCCGAAGATCAGCAGAATCACATCTTAATTTTTTGTCCCCCTATAAAAGACAGATATAAAATACAGACTTCAGGGGAGAAATACACGCACAAAtatgatatacacacacacatataagaaATCAAATTTTATACCAGTTTCTAAATCGGCATTTCAGTATCAGAAAATATCTGATCCTGTGTAATATACTACTACCAttactttgtttaaaaatgtatttgactaTTTTTACTAAACATTTATGTACAAGTGCAGTGAGACTCAAGTCACTAAAAAGTAATTAGCTTGAGGATTTTACAGGTTTCTAGTCAAAACAATTCATAAGCTACTGTatagcaaaataataaatatttttctactcaGCACATCATTATCCCTCAACCTTCCAGAAGTTTTAAAAGAGTTGAATAATAGAAGTTATAATCTGTAGTTGTGATACAGCCTTCTCCCTATAAAGTTAAGGGATCCTGAAAATAATAGTTCTCATTAATTAAGCCTCATAATCATCAATCTCTTCCCAAAGAAGTTGACCAAcccaaaaaaaatttcaaaaacaagaaTTCTGTAACTTCTATAACATGCAAGTAGAATATGATTAATGAAACCAATTGAGGTTGAACAAGGGTTGAAACAAAGCCAGAAAGATAATATTCGCAATCCTGTACTCAGTATCTTGGGCCATATACTGCCCTTTCTCAATTCAGGTATTGCAACGGACATTAGTTTAACTGGGTCACAATTCACCTCCTTCTTGTTCCATTGTTTTTTCAAATACTATATAATTAAGGAAGATGGAAAGAGGCATCTAGGAATGAAGAGAAATTATACATCAGTAAGATGCTAAGCAACGTGGACATCCTTGCTAGTATTCAACAATAAGAAATATTAACTCAGGGAAATCTAAGCTATAATATTCATAAACATGcatgaaactgaaagaatataCCTCCAAATGATATTAACTACTCACCTAATTACTCCCccaaggtaagaaaaaaaaatctcatcaaaacaaaacacttcATTTCACCTAAGCATTATCAACTCCACAAGTAACAAGACAATTTAAATGAAACTACCTTGTaaactgctaattcactccctataCATAAATTACATACTAACATGTATTGTTCATTCAGATAAGATGATGAAGGATAAAAACCTATGTCATATTTCTTGTCCATCCATTAGTTAGCACTACTCTCTCCTCCAGATCAAATTCTGGGCTAAACAATGAAAAAGCAAGATACTCACTATCAGAGCATGAGTATAGATTGTTGGGAAAACAAAATTCACCAACAATGAAACCAACGTATTGAAGTTAAAAGCCAAAATGCATTCAATCATTCATCTCGGAATCTTTTTCCAAGATCAATATGCCTATGCAAAGAAGCTACTTTTTTTTGTAAGCTCTAGTTTCCACGTTCAGGGAAAGTTAATAACATACCGTATTAAACAATTTGTATAATATCACTGTCACTAACAGCTTCCAATAATAAGTGTACCAAATTTTCACCAAATAGCTCAATTATTCAACAACTCcgtaaaatatatgtattttcattttcctaactgGAAAACTAAGGTTCAAGAAGCTAATCATTTTCCACACATCATACAGTACTTAGTCACAGCAAGAATGGGAACAAAGCAGTATTTCCAAGTCCCCTAATCTTTTCCAAACAGTTGCTCCCTTCCCACCTTTCTCCACATTTCTACTAGAGACTTTATGACCTGTCAAATAAGCTAGTCTATCTAGCAAATGTCAGTTTTGAATTATCAGAGTGTATCAGACTCCCCTTAGCCACAGAATTCCATTCTCAAGAAAATCCCTCAACACCTTTCACAGGATCCTTTCTCAAGTTTAAATCCCATTCCCGCCCCCCAAAACACAGGAATGTGAAGGGTCTAGTATTTATTCCAAATGTTTTACTTGTAAATCAGTTCTTAGAATGCTTATTTCTTAATCCACATCAAAGATGCCCAGTAGCATGAGAATTATTTCATATTATCTGTAAAGAACCTAGAGATACCAATTTAGGCACACACAAATCAAGGAATATTTCTTGTCACTCATCGATCTCacttcaaaacattttcaaaatcctAATTTCTATGCAGATTCTGTAATTGTCTTTTGTCTAACCACTGATTCTTTACTCTTTACTTAAGATTAGTATTTTTGCTCACTAGTATTTTCAAAAACTACTCATGATTTAACTTACAATATTTAATATAGTGTCAGCTTAATTTCTTCTAGGAAGGAACACTATGTATCCTACAATGTATATTTACAAGTTAAAAATAGATGGTATCTGTTAATGCTTTGCCTTAAGAAATATTTCATATACTATCATTAAGCGCaacctaacacacacacaaaaaaagcacaTTCAAAAACACaccttttgattttcttctttaaaaattctctcttCCCCTGCTAAACGGGTATGCTTCCTCAGGGCACTTGGAGAGATGTCAATTCTCCTTAAGGTAAAATAAAGCATATTTGTAGTCACAATAACTTTTATGGCTCAAAAAATACACAATATTGTCCATTTTCATATGTAGTACTATACAGTTATTTTTCTCCTAATCAAGAATCTAACTCctgacaattaaaaaataaaagctacatCTATGAATTAAAATGCTTACCAgatgatttttatataaaaaagaatgctcatcttttaaaacaaacattttaaacatcAAAAGTAGAATTTTGTTGGTCTATTACCATTTTAAATGTAAACCACACAATTATAATACATCAATATTCTCAATGAATACAGTATGAACAGTATTACTGACTCTCAGTAATCTTCAAATTTTTACAAATCCTATGCATACTGAGTTTTATTTGGTGGCTTTCCTTGACATTTTAAGCTACGTTTAGTTGCAATATTTTATACTTCTTAGAGCAGTCACCACCAAAACCACATCAACTATGCATGGTAACACTGAATTTGGTCCTTTATAACTAATATCACTAACTGTCTTAATCCCCCAGCAAAGTAGGATCATCACAATATAATCAAGTGACAGAATTGGGATTTCAACCTAATTGTCTAATTTCAGCTTTCAAACTCTTACTAGTTCTATTTctcatcaatatttttatttcaaacaaaCTTACTTAAGTAAATTCAAGGGTCATTTTAGGTATCCATTCCTCTCCCCCAAAAAACAAGTGAACTGATAAAACAATTTAACTTCATAATGCACCGCTAAgagttagtatttttaaattctatcaagCAGTTTAAACCAAGTAAAGTGAAAAATGAGACAGAACGTAAAATTTTCAAGTCTTGGGAATACAAGGATGATTCAAAAGgcttgttttggtacaaaaattctCAAATTCATGTATatggaggtcttcaaaaagtttatggaattgcatattatgaaaaaaactgcatatatttcaacaaataactcatcttttaattgcatttttccatgaattttctgaggTATCCTTATATATTTACTCAAAGTCTAAATGAGGAATTAAAACCCAAGTATTTTTATCACGATGATAACATACTTCCAATCCAACATAATCTTGATTAAACAGCACCTTTCTATGAAAGCAATGTTACAGGCCAGTTCAATACTACACATACCTGTGTATCTCAGGGCTCTTTTGGCGGGTACTATGTTCTTCAGTGGCTTTCTGATACGAAGTAAACCGCTCGTTTAGGGTCACTGCAGGTGATTTGAAGTATTGCTCTGTTGATTTAGGAGAAACACTGGCCAATTAGTTACCTTTACTTTTAAGAGAGATTTTTGTTTGTGACAAGAAGGCATGTGgcaggtggaaaaaaaaatactcaagaaaCCTACCAGAAGAGAATCAAGTGTTACAAAAACCTCCTACCCTTTCCTGTTTAACTTCTTGTACCTCAACAGGCAAGTGATTACAAAGTTCCTCCAGAGGACCCAGTCAATACTACACAAAATCCAATACTACACATAATCCAAAAACAGTAGATTAAATCAAGCACCTCTAATTCCATTCCACTAATGCACTACTTCCTCAAATGGAACAATTATGTGGAACAATGTGGATATCCTTATACCTTGCCAATATGAACCCATGAAGCTTCAAGTATCAtttgcagaaaacaaaaaatatgaaagtaACTATGAAGCTGGTTAGAGTAAATAAAATTACTTCATCAACATCTATGTTGATATACCAACAGAAATGGCTTTAAGAAAAAACTGAATACTGtcaatcacaaaaatattttaaaaatcaatgaacagACACTAATTAATCCAAAAATCTGGCGTCTTGGCAAACCTGACAGCACATTTGGTATTGCTGTCTTtccttaaacaattttaaaattagtaaaatCAATACTGACGAGCTTTTAAACCAGTTCAGGATATGCTGTAAATGTCAAATAGGAAGATGTATAAAGTCATGAACTATGAAATGTTACAATATGAAGCAAGCTATCTGCTTAACAGGTCAACATACATCTGTGTCAACTTACCGCCCAAAATCCAGCACATGTCTCATAACCAATCATTAAAACTTGAAACGGCCACTACCAGGGTAGTGCCTCAATCATAATTCCATGAAACCCAGGAATTTGAGCTAGCAACTCAGTTTTTATGCCATTTTTGCCAGGAAGACAGAAGATTCAACTTTGCCTGTTATCTTTCAACAGCTATTTTACTTTGAAACATGGATTTTGCCATTTCAAAACATATTCCAGGACCTAGttacaatgaaaaagaaaacatcactGGGCATTTTCAGCTCTGTATAAAGTAAGAGCTGTTCAGACTGGTTGCACAATACCATTTATGAAGCATAAATatagttgttttaaaaaatttaaaaagaaaaaatttaaaaatttaataagatCTGATCTCAAAATTCAGCAATAAACAGTAAAATGCGGAGACAGGTCAAAAAatggtgaaaaaaagaaaaaagataatgtttcatatttttcatacCACCGTAATATGGTCATAAACTGGTTCACAAACCTAGATAAAGCCAAGCAGCAAAACTCTTGTTACCATGCTTAAATACAGTCAAAAAGAAACTCATTTaatattcattgttttaaaatgcaTGAGGAATTGCTAGTGAAAAGTTTCAGCTATTATAATGAGGTATTCTCATGTCCACtaacacaaactttaaaaaaaaagtttaataaccgACAGCCTGGGAGGTTCCTGGGAAAGAACCTGTTTTATCAGCAAGCTTCTTTttaaacacaaacagaaaacctAACTGCCCACAGAGTCATACCCTAAAACCTCTGAAAGTTATCAGTAActttgaaacaaaaattacatattgattaaaatatattattacttTAGTTGAAATTAACACATTATCTTTAGGCCCTAAAGAAATGTCACTTATCCTATTTAGTCACTATATCACTGTACTTATAATCAGCTTATCTAATgcactcaattttttaaaatatctttcccatttaaaaaatctGACAAGTTTTCTTCTAGTTTATCATTAAGTATTATAAACGAGTAACTCAAAAAGAAAGACAGTTTACACTTTTTTCTACtggtttctgatttaaaaaaaaaaaattgaaaggaaaattttagtaaataatgtttggtaataatactaactcattttgttgtaaatctaTGCCAAAGGTACATTATCACAAGTCATAGGCATGCAATGAAAGATAATCTGTAAGCACTCTGCACTTCAAATCTTGTTTGACAATTTTTAAAGACTACTAAACAAATCTGTATCATGTTTTATCAtgatataaaatttttagaatgtTTTAATCCTAGCATTtggatcactttttaaaaacacccCATTAATGTTAATTCTAAGACAACTGACATCTCGTCTATAAAAActgttttttccaaatttttaatgGTATTGATGTACATCCGCCACCCATGGGGTACCTTTTTAAAAGTAAGTACTTTTTATTTGCATGGGAGAGGCACTGACCTCACAACACTTAAAACATACAAGCATACCTTTAACATGATGAACCAAGGACACAATGTGCTGTATAAATGACTCCGAAGTGCTTTTGCTGGCCTGTGGCAACTTAATGTGGTCAAAGATGGATCGGAATTCTTGTTCCTTCTTGACAGAATGGACAAGTGTACTAGCAAGTAGCCTGTCTTTAGTCAAGGAAGCAGGTCTGGAATGTAtcgataacacacacacacacaaacaaaatataACATTGGTTTGAATATGAAAACGgtatgttaaaaaataattaaatggatATTAACTAGATATCCATAGACTACTTACTGGGCATCAATGTAGAATTACCTGTTAGAATCATCAAGAGGaacaggtgccattttgagttTGACTTCAGGACGGTGAGAATCACTGGCTATCATTTTGATCCTAAGTGGGCTCTCCTCTCTGAAGGTAGACTTTTCTCTTGTGTCAGGATTCTTATGCAGAGGGGGACTATAATCAAAGAGGTCTTTGAGCTTTTCAGACTTTACCTGCTCAGGTGACTGAGTTTCTTTCTTTACTGTTATTCTTTCAGAGCTTTTGTCTTCTTCCTTGTGTTTATCTTTTGTAGCGCTAGGCCTTTCCACTACATATCCAGTCTCTTTAagcttgtaatttttttcttctctaaatccATCACTTTCTCTATTGCCTTTCAATGAAACTTTGGACTTGTACTTGGGTCCTTCCTCCTCAGTATTCCGGTGAGATCCAGTACCAAAATTTTTACCCTGATCTGCAAGGACTGACTTTCTAAACTGTCTATAATCCTCTGTTTCCTCTGTGTCATCCCCTTCCGAATCATTAAACTTCTGTTTTCCAGACTCTTTATCACTGAAATAATCTAGTGCTTCCTGATCTTCCCattctccctctgcccttcctttCTCCGATCCTTTCTCCTTTGGAGCTTCTTTATCCCTGGTATTACCCCTATCAAGCAGGAATACTCTAGACTCTTCATCTGTGAACCTGtaaagaagcagagaggaggaCAGTTAACTCTGGATTGCATTCACTGCATATTATTTTGCATACTTCAAGTTGTTGCCCAAAACCACAGGACcagcaaaagagaaaataatcctTTCAACAAATGTTCCCCTCACCGAGGTTCCACTTTGAAAAATCATTAAAGCAACAATATAGAATTTACACAATGACTTTTTAAGTAAATTTACATTATAAGGCTTTAGTATAAAAAGGTAAAGCCATTCTCAAATCTATCTTATTTAGTCACAGTCCACAATTCTATATCAATACAACATTGCCTAAAATTTAAGACTGCAAACCACTAACAGATAATTCCCTTATTAGAATTCTGCTTACACTTAAAATTACAAactatttcatttactttttccctgttaatgcatctatCAACACTATTAGAGTCAATGAGAAATATTATCATCTCTTCTACAGTCAAGCAGAATTTATTAAATACTGaaagcactgtttttttttgttttgttttgttttgttttgtttttgacaggcagagcaagagagagacagagagaaaggtcttccttttgccgttggttcaccctccaatggccgccgcgctgtggccggtgcaccgcgctgatccgatggcaggagccaggtgcttctcctggtctcccatgcgggtgcagggcccaagcacttgggccatcctccactgcactcccgggccacagcagagagctggcctggaagaggggcaaccagacagaatccggcgccctgaccaagactagaacccggtgtgccggcgtcgcaaggcggaggattagcctattgatgagccgcggcgccggccatgaaagCACTGTTTATAATACCACACAAATTATATGACATTATTTATCTAGACTACACTCTCagaatgaaaagaacaaaataagcTTTCGGTGCTCTCATATCACATTGTTTTCTCAACAGTTATACAATTTCTAACATTTATCATACTTTATACAACTTAATTTCTcctcatttataattttaattctggCCTAAAAAAGGAGGActataaattagtttttaacatttaACTTCCAAAGCCCACCAAAGAGTAAAAACAATATGGAATTCTTATAGAGGAGGAAGTAATGAGTAGAAACAGCTAGTTACATACATATTACAATGTAATTTTAATTAGTCCCAAATAGAATCAAAGAACAAAGTATTAATATAACCTGAATTCTCTAGTTCCTACCTTTTTAAGAACTTTCCAGACTTTGCAGTTTCCTGATCTCCGCCATCAGGATAAAAGGAGGAACGTCCCCTAGAGTCATCTCTTGGAGCATTCTGTGGTGTGATTGTCTTTGCAGGGCTTCTTCGTGAAGGGATGTGGTGAATTGGGCTATTCTGAGAAGGGCTATATCTACTAGACCCATTTCCAACAGAACCAGATCCAGACCTTTCAGGACTATGCTGAATGGAATGTGAATGCTGAGAGGGGGTATTTTTTGCAGAGTGGACTGTACTGAGCATAGGGGCATCAGAGCAAGATGAACTCTGACTAGGTGGTGTAGCAATAGGTGAAGGACTATGGGGTGATCTAGGACTATTATCATAAGCTGAAAGGCCTGGCCAAATATCACCGGATGTGGCTGATGATTTATTGAACTCATCAATAGATTCAGATGGGTCATGTTCAAAAGTATCTTTCGGTTCCTCTTGTGATTTACTTTTCAAAGGACTCTCTTCTTGGGGCTCCCCTTCagcttttttggtttgtttttcctgAGATCCTCGTCTTTTAGACACAGGAGATTTGCTATATGGGGATGAAGAACGAGACGACGATGATCTTGGAGACCTAGAGGATCTATATGACCGGCGAGATCTGCTTCGGGATCTTTGAGAAGAAACAGATCTTCTTTTTGGACTCCTGGAACGTGATCGACCTCGTCTAGGACTCCTAGAGTGCCTTCTATTCCAGACAGGTCTATAACCACCTCGATGATATCTACCTCCTCCTCCTTGGTAATACCCTCTACCCCTTCCTCTGTACCCATAAGGTCGTCTCATTCCTCTATTATTTCTGTAATCCCGACGATAATCTCTAGAATAAATACGATCTCTACTACGAGATCTTGAATATGTTCTGGAACGAGACCTAgaactaaaaatgaaataaatatcaatgcaagaaaaaaaaattcctttctacTGATCTAAGTATTTCTGGTTAAAATAGCATGTAAATAGTAAAAAACTTATTTGTACAAAAGTTCActgtttttaataaacaaaaaaaaaacagccttacTTCTAAGGTAACTAATGAGA
The sequence above is drawn from the Lepus europaeus isolate LE1 chromosome 3, mLepTim1.pri, whole genome shotgun sequence genome and encodes:
- the BCLAF1 gene encoding bcl-2-associated transcription factor 1 isoform X2 is translated as MGRSNSRSHSSRSKSRSQSSSRSRSRSHSRKKRYRSRSRTYSRSRSRDRIYSRDYRRDYRNNRGMRRPYGYRGRGRGYYQGGGGRYHRGGYRPVWNRRHSRSPRRGRSRSRSPKRRSVSSQRSRSRSRRSYRSSRSPRSSSSRSSSPYSKSPVSKRRGSQEKQTKKAEGEPQEESPLKSKSQEEPKDTFEHDPSESIDEFNKSSATSGDIWPGLSAYDNSPRSPHSPSPIATPPSQSSSCSDAPMLSTVHSAKNTPSQHSHSIQHSPERSGSGSVGNGSSRYSPSQNSPIHHIPSRRSPAKTITPQNAPRDDSRGRSSFYPDGGDQETAKSGKFLKRFTDEESRVFLLDRGNTRDKEAPKEKGSEKGRAEGEWEDQEALDYFSDKESGKQKFNDSEGDDTEETEDYRQFRKSVLADQGKNFGTGSHRNTEEEGPKYKSKVSLKGNRESDGFREEKNYKLKETGYVVERPSATKDKHKEEDKSSERITVKKETQSPEQVKSEKLKDLFDYSPPLHKNPDTREKSTFREESPLRIKMIASDSHRPEVKLKMAPVPLDDSNRPASLTKDRLLASTLVHSVKKEQEFRSIFDHIKLPQASKSTSESFIQHIVSLVHHVKEQYFKSPAVTLNERFTSYQKATEEHSTRQKSPEIHRRIDISPSALRKHTRLAGEERIFKEENQKGDKKLRCDSADLRHDIDRRRKERSKERGDSKGSRESSGSRKQEKTPKDYKEYKSYKDDSKHKSREQDHSRSSSSSASPSSPSSREEKESKKEREEEFKTHHELKEYSGFAGVSRPRGTFFRIRGRGRARGVFAGTNTGPNNSNTTFQKRPKEEEWDPEYTPKSKKYFLHDDRDDGVDYWAKRGRGRGTFQRGRGRFNFKKSGSSPKWTHDKYQGDGIVEDEEETLENNEEKKDRRKEEKE
- the BCLAF1 gene encoding bcl-2-associated transcription factor 1 isoform X4 encodes the protein MGRSNSRSHSSRSKSRSQSSSRSRSRSHSRKKRYRSRSRTYSRSRSRDRIYSRDYRRDYRNNRGMRRPYGYRGRGRGYYQGGGGRYHRGGYRPVWNRRHSRSPRRGRSRSRSPKRRSVSSQRSRSRSRRSYRSSRSPRSSSSRSSSPYSKSPVSKRRGSQEKQTKKAEGEPQEESPLKSKSQEEPKDTFEHDPSESIDEFNKSSATSGDIWPGLSAYDNSPRSPHSPSPIATPPSQSSSCSDAPMLSTVHSAKNTPSQHSHSIQHSPERSGSGSVGNGSSRYSPSQNSPIHHIPSRRSPAKTITPQNAPRDDSRGRSSFYPDGGDQETAKSGKFLKRFTDEESRVFLLDRGNTRDKEAPKEKGSEKGRAEGEWEDQEALDYFSDKESGKQKFNDSEGDDTEETEDYRQFRKSVLADQGKNFGTGSHRNTEEEGPKYKSKVSLKGNRESDGFREEKNYKLKETGYVVERPSATKDKHKEEDKSSERITVKKETQSPEQVKSEKLKDLFDYSPPLHKNPDTREKSTFREESPLRIKMIASDSHRPEVKLKMAPVPLDDSNRPASLTKDRLLASTLVHSVKKEQEFRSIFDHIKLPQASKSTSESFIQHIVSLVHHVKEQYFKSPAVTLNERFTSYQKATEEHSTRQKSPEIHRRIDISPSALRKHTRLAGEERIFKEENQKGDKKLRCDSADLRHDIDRRRKERSKERGDSKGSRESSGSRKQEKTPKDYKEYKSYKDDSKHKSREQDHSRSSSSSASPSSPSSREEKESKKEREEEFKTHHELKEYSGFAGVSRPRGTFHDDRDDGVDYWAKRGRGRGTFQRGRGRFNFKKSGSSPKWTHDKYQGDGIVEDEEETLENNEEKKDRRKEEKE
- the BCLAF1 gene encoding bcl-2-associated transcription factor 1 isoform X1, translating into MGRSNSRSHSSRSKSRSQSSSRSRSRSHSRKKRYSSRSRSRTYSRSRSRDRIYSRDYRRDYRNNRGMRRPYGYRGRGRGYYQGGGGRYHRGGYRPVWNRRHSRSPRRGRSRSRSPKRRSVSSQRSRSRSRRSYRSSRSPRSSSSRSSSPYSKSPVSKRRGSQEKQTKKAEGEPQEESPLKSKSQEEPKDTFEHDPSESIDEFNKSSATSGDIWPGLSAYDNSPRSPHSPSPIATPPSQSSSCSDAPMLSTVHSAKNTPSQHSHSIQHSPERSGSGSVGNGSSRYSPSQNSPIHHIPSRRSPAKTITPQNAPRDDSRGRSSFYPDGGDQETAKSGKFLKRFTDEESRVFLLDRGNTRDKEAPKEKGSEKGRAEGEWEDQEALDYFSDKESGKQKFNDSEGDDTEETEDYRQFRKSVLADQGKNFGTGSHRNTEEEGPKYKSKVSLKGNRESDGFREEKNYKLKETGYVVERPSATKDKHKEEDKSSERITVKKETQSPEQVKSEKLKDLFDYSPPLHKNPDTREKSTFREESPLRIKMIASDSHRPEVKLKMAPVPLDDSNRPASLTKDRLLASTLVHSVKKEQEFRSIFDHIKLPQASKSTSESFIQHIVSLVHHVKEQYFKSPAVTLNERFTSYQKATEEHSTRQKSPEIHRRIDISPSALRKHTRLAGEERIFKEENQKGDKKLRCDSADLRHDIDRRRKERSKERGDSKGSRESSGSRKQEKTPKDYKEYKSYKDDSKHKSREQDHSRSSSSSASPSSPSSREEKESKKEREEEFKTHHELKEYSGFAGVSRPRGTFFRIRGRGRARGVFAGTNTGPNNSNTTFQKRPKEEEWDPEYTPKSKKYFLHDDRDDGVDYWAKRGRGRGTFQRGRGRFNFKKSGSSPKWTHDKYQGDGIVEDEEETLENNEEKKDRRKEEKE